DNA sequence from the Planctomycetia bacterium genome:
CCGCAATGCCTATTTGGTCGAACAGGCGGGCCGTCGCGTGGTTCGATGTTTCGGAAGTTGGGACCGTCAAGCTCGCCGACGGAATAGCAACTCGCCCAGGTTTGCCGGCATAGCGATAGAAGCGACCAACTGAGGAGTCACCGTTAGTGAACAAGCTACAGCCGGCAGGCATGTTGGCGCAGCTTGCGTCGCTCGTCTTTTCCAAGCAGATGACGGCCGAGCTTCGAACGGAAACGCTCGACAACGGTCAGGTTCAAGTTACGCCGCTTTTCACCATCGATGGCCAGGAAGTCCCGCCGGAGTTGATCGGTACCAATGCGACGCAATCGATCCTCGGCTATAGCGTCCGAGTCGACGGTTTGGCTGCGACGGTCATTCGCGAAACTCAGCGGCGGCCGACCCGGCTCTCAAAGAAGAAAGCCGCGGAGTTTCTGAGATCGCTCAAGTTGTCCGGTGTTCCGGTTCGCACCAAGGCGGGCGGCGAGGAACCTCGTATTCAGGAAGTCCGTCCGGAAGTCTCGCTCGTTCTCAATCCGGACGACTCGCTGGTTGTCGACTCCAGTTTGGTGACTGCCGACGGCGTCGTCGTCGAAAAGCCAGAGGATCTTGCCGTACTTAAGGAAGACGACGGCTGGTTTCTCGTCAACCACGACTTCGTCAAAGTCATGACGACCGGCACGCCTCTGGACGAGATCCTCATTCCAAAAGAGGGCAACGGAGTCCTCGCGGGAGAGCAAATCCCCCGCTTCCTCAAGGAACTGCAGAACCAAGGCACAAAGCTCGGTGCGGTCGAGAAGAACGACCTTCTCAAAGATCTGTCGGTGTTTCCTGCCAAGCCCGAGCACGTTGCGAAAGTTGACGGCGACAAGGATGCGATCAAGATCGATACCAGCCTCGTTTTCAAAGGTCCCAAGGGGGCGATCTACGAGCAATCGCCTCAAGAGATCACCGAACTCGAATCGAGCCGCGGCGGATTCAAGCGCGCCCGCGAAGGGTGGATCGACGTTCCGCCGGATGCCGCCGATAAGTTCCGCACAGCTTGCAAGGATATCGCCGACCGCTTGGGCGATCTGTCCGACGTGCGCGGCTCCGAGATCCCGCAAATTCTTTCGAAACTGCTCACCATCGGTTCTGAAAAACTTGCGAAGAACCCCTGGGCAGTCTATTTCTCGCGAGCCGTTCAAGACGCCCACCGACTCGTCGAATCGCCCGCCGACGTCGAATTCCGTTTGAACATCGTCGAGAGTGACGGAAGGTCGCTGCTGGAACTCGATCCGATATACAACCATCAGCGGTTCAGTTTTACGCACCGAGATGTCGAGTCCGTGATCGCCGGCGGTGACGGTTGGGTGCGTCGTCGCGATGCCTGGGTCAAGGTCGACGTAGACAAGTTCCGGAAGATCAAGGCGAACGTCGAGCGGTTGCACATGCAACCGGGGCCGAACGGATTCACGTTCCCCGCCAGTGAGCGAGAGCGTGTTATCGACGTCTTCTCGCTGCTGGGAACCATCCGTCACTCCGATGCCTATGCCGAATTTCTGGCGAAGCTGGCCGACTTTGAAAAAATCGAAGAAATGCCCCTGCCGTCGAGCTTGCGATCAAACATCCGGCTGCGTCCCTACCAGCAGCACGGCTACAACTGGCTGGCGTTTCTTCACCGCTTCGGACTGAACGGTATCTTGGCCGATGATATGGGCCTGGGAAAAACCCTGCAAACATTGGCCGTCACTCAACGCGCCAAGGAAATGTCCGGCAGCAAGTTTCCCGTGCTGATCATATGCCCCACCTCCGTCGTCAATAACTGGAAGGCGGAGATAGGGAAGTTCTTCCACGATGCGCCGGTCGTCGTCTACACCGGCGGCCGTAGAGAGTCGAAGCTTGAGCGCGTGCAAAGTTTGCTCGGGTTTGCATCGCACGGATTGACGTCCCCCTACGTGATCACCAGCTACGACATCGCTCGGCGTGATCACGACAAGTTGAACGAACTCCCCTGGCTCTATGTCGTGGTCGACGAAGGCCACAACATCAAGAATCCCGACGCCGAACGAACCAAGGCGATCAAAACCATCAACGGGCAACACAAGCTGGCCCTAACGGGCACTCCGATCCAAAACAATCTGGCGGAACTCTGGTCGCTCTTCGATTTCGCCATGCCCGGATATCTC
Encoded proteins:
- a CDS encoding DEAD/DEAH box helicase, which gives rise to MNKLQPAGMLAQLASLVFSKQMTAELRTETLDNGQVQVTPLFTIDGQEVPPELIGTNATQSILGYSVRVDGLAATVIRETQRRPTRLSKKKAAEFLRSLKLSGVPVRTKAGGEEPRIQEVRPEVSLVLNPDDSLVVDSSLVTADGVVVEKPEDLAVLKEDDGWFLVNHDFVKVMTTGTPLDEILIPKEGNGVLAGEQIPRFLKELQNQGTKLGAVEKNDLLKDLSVFPAKPEHVAKVDGDKDAIKIDTSLVFKGPKGAIYEQSPQEITELESSRGGFKRAREGWIDVPPDAADKFRTACKDIADRLGDLSDVRGSEIPQILSKLLTIGSEKLAKNPWAVYFSRAVQDAHRLVESPADVEFRLNIVESDGRSLLELDPIYNHQRFSFTHRDVESVIAGGDGWVRRRDAWVKVDVDKFRKIKANVERLHMQPGPNGFTFPASERERVIDVFSLLGTIRHSDAYAEFLAKLADFEKIEEMPLPSSLRSNIRLRPYQQHGYNWLAFLHRFGLNGILADDMGLGKTLQTLAVTQRAKEMSGSKFPVLIICPTSVVNNWKAEIGKFFHDAPVVVYTGGRRESKLERVQSLLGFASHGLTSPYVITSYDIARRDHDKLNELPWLYVVVDEGHNIKNPDAERTKAIKTINGQHKLALTGTPIQNNLAELWSLFDFAMPGYLGTRSQFQEKFGRNGTVNWEAVRSGRLNLKDRIHPFVLRRLKEHVAKDLPPKMVVDQKVELTPLQVRLYKQVTQSAEYQKMVAQIDAKGLDNSRLEIFAALSKLRGICNHPCLVDEQTKAGIVKYDDSGKLEALKELIEEVVDGEHRALLFSQSTQMLDIIEDFFRKWEVNTLRLDGNTAPNKRQLLVDQFNGDKSLHCFLISTKAGGTGLNLTGADTVIFYDHDWNPANDMQAQDRAYRIGQTKPVTVYRLISQGTIEEKILERQSLKRTLADEIIGADGAGFKDITRDELFALFKLDESDD